A DNA window from Helianthus annuus cultivar XRQ/B chromosome 15, HanXRQr2.0-SUNRISE, whole genome shotgun sequence contains the following coding sequences:
- the LOC110913899 gene encoding histone H1.1-like: MRKLEPDPKVKPKGQQKQKPGSAKDTSATFFEKSDVGKKKGIDETLNVQTNEEILAKQKRKDTTESKAYNWKKEQEEKMKRENIGTSQRRKSFRNNRPPIATFPKTSATPKRHVSSAATKPKPSSQKPPQKKQKTASTPPSSPTKPTDVDATKASADVRPTVVETPVVSKVVSQSTASIHFNTPPSTQLPPTPPKIPFTTTFFT; the protein is encoded by the coding sequence ATGAGGAAGTTGGAGCCTGATCCTAAAGTAAAACCAAAGGGCCAACAAAAACAAAAGCCAGGTTCTGCCAAAGATACTTCTGCAACATTTTTTGAAAAATCAGATGTTggaaagaaaaagggaattgatgagaCCCTCAATGTCCAAACTAATGAGGAGATTTTAGCAAAGCAGAAAAGGAAAGATACAACAGAGAGCAAGGCCTACAATTGGAAGAAAGAACAGGAGGAGAAAATGAAAAGGGAAAACATTGGTACTTCTCAAAGAAGAAAGTCTTTTAGAAATAACAGACCACCAATAGCCACATTTCCCAAAACATCTGCTACTCCTAAAAGGCATGTATCCTCTGCTGCAACCAAACCCAAACCTTCATCTCAAAAACCACCACAAAAGAAGCAGAAAACAGCTTCAACACCACCATCCTCACCCACTAAACCAACAGATGTTGATGCAACAAAAGCATCAGCAGATGTTAGgccaacagttgttgaaacaccAGTGGTTTCAAAAGTTGTTAGCCAATCCACTGCTTCCATTCATTTCAACACACCACCATCAACACAACTACCACCAACACCCCCAAAGATTCCCTTCACAACCACTTTCTTCACCTAA